A window from Maridesulfovibrio ferrireducens encodes these proteins:
- a CDS encoding FIST signal transduction protein, which yields MQIKVDPSGTVQNFQDILLSMKQDPTITGVIVFACHANGFTSEQLDPILTEYSLPVIGGVFPSIFHNIEKMDKGTVVVGLTCPFSTHIVKGLSNFKANYNEKLEQTFAQNKMPPTLLIFADAMAKRVSSFVQSLFEVLGLEITYIGGGAGSLDFNQAPCLMCNEGLLVDAAILAGIDISSSIGVKHGYRPVCGPFKVTESDHNVLKSLDWQPAFEVYRQAVNEHSEYHMSIATFGGLSRNYPFGLARLFAEPVVRDPAVLDEEGNIVCVGEVPEGSFVKILHGNPDDLIDAACQAKQVAIDNLEGTASLSLCIDCVSRFLFLQDDYKRELSVVQSEGVPLVGALTLGEIANIGQEYLDFHNKTVVVAMLENV from the coding sequence ATGCAAATAAAAGTGGATCCATCAGGCACTGTTCAAAATTTTCAGGACATACTTTTAAGTATGAAACAAGATCCTACTATTACGGGTGTTATTGTTTTTGCCTGCCATGCGAATGGCTTCACTTCAGAGCAGCTTGACCCTATTTTAACTGAATATTCCTTACCTGTGATCGGAGGTGTTTTCCCTTCTATTTTTCATAATATTGAAAAAATGGATAAAGGAACAGTCGTCGTAGGGCTGACATGCCCGTTTAGTACGCATATTGTGAAAGGATTAAGTAATTTCAAAGCCAATTATAACGAAAAGTTAGAGCAAACTTTTGCCCAGAATAAAATGCCACCAACTTTACTTATTTTTGCGGATGCGATGGCTAAGAGAGTTTCCTCGTTTGTTCAATCTTTGTTTGAAGTTTTAGGACTGGAAATAACTTATATAGGCGGCGGAGCCGGGTCTTTGGATTTTAATCAGGCTCCATGTCTTATGTGTAATGAAGGGTTGTTAGTTGACGCGGCAATTCTCGCAGGAATTGATATTTCCAGTTCTATCGGCGTAAAACATGGCTATCGTCCGGTTTGCGGCCCTTTTAAAGTCACTGAATCAGATCATAATGTTCTTAAATCGTTGGATTGGCAGCCAGCTTTTGAAGTATACAGGCAGGCGGTTAATGAGCATTCAGAATACCATATGAGTATTGCAACTTTTGGCGGATTATCTAGAAATTATCCTTTCGGGCTTGCCAGACTTTTTGCAGAACCTGTTGTTCGTGATCCGGCAGTGCTGGATGAAGAGGGTAATATCGTTTGTGTTGGAGAAGTTCCAGAAGGTTCTTTTGTCAAGATTTTGCATGGAAATCCAGACGATTTAATTGACGCCGCATGTCAGGCTAAGCAGGTCGCCATTGATAATCTGGAAGGAACAGCATCTCTGAGTTTATGTATAGATTGTGTCTCGAGATTTCTTTTCTTGCAGGACGATTATAAGCGTGAACTTTCCGTTGTTCAAAGTGAAGGTGTTCCGCTTGTAGGGGCTTTAACTTTGGGCGAGATTGCTAATATTGGGCAGGAATACTTGGATTTTCATAACAAGACTGTTGTGGTTGCGATGCTGGAGAACGTATGA
- a CDS encoding arsenate reductase ArsC gives MDNKLNILFLCTGNSCRSQMAEGWARHIKSDMINAYSAGIEIHGLNLNAVKVMAEAGVDISGHKSRHIDEFKDVPIDVVVTVCGHAHETCPYFPGNCKVTHVGFDDPPKRAKELADKGASEEEQLDCYRKVRDEIKAYVETLPESLK, from the coding sequence ATGGATAATAAACTGAATATACTTTTTCTTTGTACCGGAAATTCATGCAGAAGCCAGATGGCTGAAGGGTGGGCGCGCCATATTAAAAGTGACATGATTAACGCTTATTCTGCCGGAATTGAGATTCATGGTCTGAATCTGAATGCTGTGAAAGTAATGGCGGAAGCTGGAGTTGATATTTCGGGACATAAATCCCGCCATATCGATGAGTTCAAGGATGTTCCAATTGATGTTGTTGTTACCGTTTGCGGGCATGCGCATGAAACCTGTCCATATTTTCCCGGTAATTGTAAAGTTACGCACGTCGGTTTTGATGATCCTCCAAAGAGGGCTAAGGAATTAGCGGATAAAGGCGCATCAGAAGAAGAACAACTCGATTGTTACAGAAAAGTGCGTGATGAAATTAAAGCTTATGTTGAAACGCTTCCTGAGAGTTTGAAGTGA
- the arsB gene encoding ACR3 family arsenite efflux transporter codes for MTKKTCSANDRKMTSIFERYLTVWVGLCIIGGVFLGKVAPGLAKTLDGMSINVNGAPVVSIPIAICLFFMMYPIMVKIDFASVIKAGKSGKPVFLTLFINWCIKPFTMYAIAIFFLGYCFKSFIGVDAVDLVKMPFGLDLTVGSMHGAGTVVLQDGIKMLQIPLWRSYFAGCILLGIAPCTAMVLVWGYLARGNDGLTLVMVAINSLAMLILYGVLGGFLLGVGQLPVPWQALLLSVTIYVALPLFAGYFSRKWIIKSKGETWFKEKFLHVLTPITISALLLTLILLFSFKGEVILANPLTILWISIPLFLQTVFIFALGYGAAKFMKLNYEDAAPAAMIGASNHFEVAIATAVMIFGLSSGAALATVVGVLIEVPVMLMLVGVCKRTAGWFPQKK; via the coding sequence ATGACTAAGAAAACCTGTTCAGCAAATGATCGGAAAATGACCAGCATATTTGAGCGCTACCTGACGGTCTGGGTGGGCTTATGTATTATCGGTGGTGTTTTTCTAGGCAAAGTCGCACCGGGATTAGCCAAGACACTTGATGGCATGTCGATCAATGTTAACGGTGCTCCGGTTGTTTCCATTCCGATTGCGATCTGCCTCTTTTTTATGATGTATCCAATTATGGTAAAAATTGATTTTGCCAGTGTTATCAAGGCAGGAAAGAGCGGTAAGCCTGTATTTCTGACTCTGTTTATCAATTGGTGTATTAAGCCGTTTACCATGTACGCCATTGCGATATTTTTTCTCGGTTACTGTTTTAAAAGTTTTATCGGAGTTGATGCGGTCGATCTTGTAAAAATGCCGTTTGGACTCGATTTGACCGTCGGTTCAATGCACGGCGCAGGGACTGTTGTTTTGCAGGACGGAATCAAGATGCTGCAAATTCCGCTTTGGCGCAGTTACTTTGCCGGGTGTATTCTTCTGGGAATAGCACCTTGTACGGCAATGGTGCTGGTTTGGGGCTATCTTGCGCGAGGTAATGACGGGCTGACGCTGGTCATGGTTGCCATCAACTCATTGGCGATGTTGATTCTTTATGGTGTACTTGGTGGATTTTTACTTGGAGTAGGTCAACTTCCTGTTCCGTGGCAGGCACTTCTTTTATCTGTCACCATTTATGTGGCTTTACCTTTGTTTGCCGGATATTTTTCTCGGAAGTGGATTATCAAGTCGAAGGGTGAGACTTGGTTCAAAGAAAAGTTTTTGCACGTATTAACGCCTATAACTATCAGTGCATTGCTTTTGACTTTGATCCTGCTGTTCAGCTTCAAAGGCGAAGTAATTCTCGCTAATCCATTAACTATTCTCTGGATTTCAATACCGTTGTTTCTACAGACTGTTTTTATTTTTGCATTAGGATATGGCGCTGCTAAATTTATGAAGTTGAATTACGAGGATGCCGCTCCTGCTGCGATGATCGGAGCATCGAATCATTTCGAAGTCGCAATTGCTACAGCCGTTATGATTTTCGGGCTTTCATCCGGTGCCGCTCTCGCCACTGTTGTAGGGGTTTTAATCGAGGTTCCTGTAATGCTTATGCTTGTTGGTGTTTGTAAGCGAACAGCCGGTTGGTTTCCACAGAAAAAATAA
- a CDS encoding ABC transporter substrate-binding protein produces MFNKGLILLVAFIFLICSTSAHAKPKVLVIESYHAEYQWDINYERGLESILKDVADIYYFRMDTKRIKVEQYEERAALAWEAYTTLMPDVVVLADDNAIKFLGSKFIETETPVVYLGINNNPRSYIPLNKNITGVLERPLYKRSVKYLKKILHIEDGKILVLLDTGTTSKVLCDSVFEGCKSLRIGDVQVDIKLIGSFNDWKDIVNRSDEKGYSAIILGLFQTVYEGKKYVTSDDIMAWTYKNTPIPLFAFWEMNVGKNKTIGGLVLSGEIQGSTAGKIVLDILNGVPVNRIKPIIPTQGLFLFSSSELKKWRIVLPRQIRDKATFVE; encoded by the coding sequence ATGTTTAATAAGGGCTTAATTCTTTTAGTGGCATTTATATTCTTAATATGCTCAACCAGCGCTCATGCTAAACCTAAAGTTTTAGTTATTGAAAGTTATCATGCTGAGTATCAGTGGGATATCAATTATGAAAGGGGACTTGAGTCAATTTTGAAAGATGTTGCTGATATTTATTATTTCAGAATGGACACTAAGAGAATAAAAGTTGAGCAGTATGAAGAGAGAGCCGCGCTTGCTTGGGAGGCTTATACCACTTTGATGCCGGATGTTGTTGTTTTAGCTGATGATAATGCTATTAAGTTTTTAGGAAGCAAGTTTATTGAAACAGAAACTCCAGTTGTTTATCTTGGGATTAATAATAATCCACGGAGTTACATTCCGCTTAATAAGAATATTACCGGAGTGCTTGAAAGACCGTTGTATAAGCGCTCAGTTAAATATTTAAAGAAAATATTGCATATCGAAGATGGTAAAATTTTAGTGTTATTAGACACAGGAACAACCTCCAAAGTATTGTGTGATTCTGTATTTGAAGGATGTAAAAGTTTACGTATTGGTGATGTTCAGGTAGATATCAAGCTTATTGGTTCCTTTAATGATTGGAAAGATATTGTAAATCGATCTGATGAAAAAGGTTATTCCGCTATCATACTCGGCCTGTTTCAGACTGTTTATGAGGGTAAGAAGTACGTAACCAGTGATGATATTATGGCATGGACTTATAAAAACACACCGATCCCTCTTTTTGCTTTTTGGGAAATGAACGTTGGTAAAAATAAAACTATCGGCGGATTAGTTTTAAGTGGAGAGATTCAAGGTTCAACAGCAGGTAAAATTGTTTTAGATATTTTGAATGGAGTACCCGTTAATAGAATTAAGCCGATTATTCCGACTCAGGGGCTTTTTCTTTTTAGTTCCTCTGAACTTAAAAAATGGAGAATTGTGCTTCCTCGCCAAATCAGGGATAAAGCTACTTTTGTTGAATAA
- a CDS encoding L-serine ammonia-lyase, which produces MESLKELYRIGVGPSSSHTMGPRMAAERFLEKHPTIPFFRVTLFESLAATGKGHLTDWAVISVLGEEKTEIVWKAEEKMVEHPNGMLFEALNESKEVVDSWKVYSVGGGAIREEGKCSSSIEPVYKEQYIAAIMAHCEDKGITYWEYVEQCEGSEIWYFLRNIWIAMEKSLERGLDAEGVLPGSIGLRRQAKSYLRRTHLASHDMQLTGLTTAYALAVSEENAAGGVIVTAPTCGSCGIVPATLRYLKDLYDLKENDLIRALATAGLFGNVIKTNASISGAEVGCQGEVGSACAMASAAATQLMGGTLRQIEYAAEMGLEHHLGLTCDPVDGLVQIPCIERNACAATRALARAQMSILSDGTHRISFDEVVTVMKETGHDLPSLYRETSNGGLAKAYNARCKC; this is translated from the coding sequence ATGGAATCATTAAAAGAACTATATCGCATCGGGGTCGGACCTTCTTCCAGTCATACTATGGGGCCGAGGATGGCTGCTGAGCGTTTTCTTGAAAAACATCCGACAATTCCTTTTTTTCGCGTAACTCTTTTTGAGAGCCTTGCCGCAACAGGAAAAGGACATCTTACCGATTGGGCAGTGATTTCTGTGCTTGGTGAAGAAAAGACAGAAATAGTCTGGAAGGCGGAAGAAAAGATGGTTGAGCATCCTAACGGTATGCTCTTTGAAGCTCTAAATGAAAGTAAAGAAGTCGTTGATTCGTGGAAAGTATACAGTGTCGGCGGTGGAGCCATTCGGGAAGAAGGTAAATGTTCATCCAGCATTGAACCTGTTTATAAGGAGCAGTATATTGCAGCAATCATGGCTCACTGCGAAGATAAAGGGATAACATACTGGGAATATGTCGAGCAGTGCGAAGGTTCTGAAATTTGGTATTTTTTGCGTAACATATGGATTGCAATGGAAAAATCTTTAGAGCGCGGTCTTGACGCTGAGGGCGTACTTCCCGGTTCCATCGGACTTAGGAGACAGGCCAAATCATATTTGCGCCGGACACATCTGGCTAGTCATGATATGCAGTTGACCGGGCTTACTACAGCCTATGCGCTTGCAGTTTCTGAAGAAAATGCTGCTGGCGGTGTAATCGTAACTGCTCCGACCTGCGGCTCCTGCGGTATTGTTCCCGCGACCCTCAGATATCTCAAAGACCTTTACGATTTAAAAGAAAATGATCTTATCCGCGCTTTGGCAACTGCTGGATTATTCGGGAATGTAATTAAAACGAATGCTTCAATATCTGGAGCGGAAGTAGGGTGTCAGGGAGAGGTCGGTTCAGCATGTGCCATGGCTTCCGCAGCGGCAACTCAGTTGATGGGTGGAACTCTTCGTCAGATAGAATATGCGGCGGAAATGGGGCTTGAACATCACTTGGGACTTACCTGTGATCCCGTTGACGGATTGGTGCAGATTCCCTGTATCGAACGTAATGCCTGCGCTGCAACTCGTGCATTGGCCCGCGCACAGATGTCTATTCTTTCAGACGGCACTCACAGAATTTCATTTGATGAGGTTGTCACAGTAATGAAAGAGACCGGACACGATTTACCTAGTCTTTATCGTGAAACTTCAAACGGCGGACTTGCTAAAGCTTATAATGCTCGCTGTAAGTGCTAA
- a CDS encoding universal stress protein, producing the protein MKLNKILVAFDGSENSFKAVEYVVDIVKNCPVSAVTILYVERLPDKDIFPDENSWVKQCEENEKEINQKLAEAKKIILSAGISSEIAFVEYFASCQSPFHETDICTTGRSIGMDILRIREEGQYDTLVVGRRGVSKAQEFLFGSVSTKVVQSAIDCTVWVIN; encoded by the coding sequence GTGAAACTTAATAAGATACTTGTTGCTTTTGATGGTTCCGAAAACTCTTTTAAGGCTGTAGAGTACGTAGTTGATATTGTAAAAAACTGTCCTGTCAGCGCAGTTACAATACTTTATGTTGAACGATTGCCTGATAAAGATATTTTCCCGGATGAAAATTCATGGGTTAAACAATGCGAAGAAAATGAAAAAGAGATTAATCAGAAGCTTGCAGAAGCCAAAAAAATTATTCTAAGTGCTGGAATTTCGTCTGAAATAGCTTTCGTTGAATACTTTGCAAGTTGTCAATCTCCTTTTCATGAAACAGATATTTGTACTACAGGACGAAGTATAGGGATGGATATTTTAAGAATCAGAGAAGAAGGTCAATATGACACCCTTGTGGTCGGAAGGAGAGGAGTCAGTAAGGCTCAGGAATTTTTATTCGGTTCTGTTTCAACAAAAGTTGTTCAGTCTGCAATTGATTGCACAGTATGGGTCATAAACTGA
- a CDS encoding DMT family transporter yields MLYSWMILFISIFAEVSGTLCLKYSHGFSRIIPTIFVFIFYGLSFWGLSVVLKKIEVGIAYAVWAGIGTAAVALIGICFLGERVSAMKIASLMLIIVGVVGLNFSTSTQ; encoded by the coding sequence ATGCTTTATAGCTGGATGATTCTTTTTATTTCAATTTTTGCTGAAGTAAGTGGTACTTTGTGTCTGAAATATTCTCATGGTTTCAGCAGGATAATTCCGACTATTTTTGTTTTTATTTTTTACGGTCTCTCCTTTTGGGGGCTTTCAGTTGTATTGAAAAAAATTGAAGTAGGTATTGCGTATGCGGTATGGGCCGGTATCGGAACGGCAGCCGTTGCTCTTATCGGGATTTGCTTTTTAGGCGAACGAGTGTCTGCGATGAAAATAGCATCACTTATGCTTATTATTGTCGGGGTTGTCGGTTTAAATTTTTCAACTTCAACTCAGTAG
- a CDS encoding PAS domain-containing hybrid sensor histidine kinase/response regulator, translating to MSIRIQEQILLDLAMAFGNSLDLKEVLSEGMSVYLRRLGCMSGVVFMEKENSQESLRHEIVSVIPSLGQTHKAISSFVDMIMVCSNRKELDEVRLSLPLHKVVDNRHAYLFNLPGFGFVALLKSGEPFKDSLIKSLLPLNTKIANVCLSCVSYQRYAELNAELHREVAERKQAVQELGANERRLRVIFEHSPLGMIHFDADGLIVNCNNQFVHLMGSTREKLLGFNTARDSSPEMGVALTKALSGEPSCYEDFYTSVTGGKRGYLRAVFNPVTPEKESSEVIAIVEDFSKRKQVEESLLQSEARLSTILSSIQAGVILIDPQTRIITDSNEEACRLIGLDREQIIGRVCHDFICAADKEQCPVLDLGQEVDKSERILVTATGKNLTIQKTVSTVVIDGKEQLLECFVDITSRKQAEKQLLQAKEDIEQYVISLETTNKQLIETTASRDELEQEVADRKLAERRLRESTQLYEELVENAASIILRLDQVGRVTFFNEFAEKLFGYSRDEILGECIVGTIVPEMESSGRDLRKMINSLFDKPEDFMINENENMLKDGSRIWVNWSNKALYGPDNELIEILCIGSDITERKRAEKTLKLAKQQAEAANKAKSEFLANMSHEIRTPMNSILGVADLLTETELTEEQSRYIALFESAGKSLLSLINEILDLSKVETGRMELESLFFDLTDAVKEVDSIMAIAAKSKGLEFSCTMEPDSPKFILGDQIRLKQILLNIMGNAVKFTEHGSVSINISSIPARDNSRLFRFSISDTGIGVPQEKLQTIFDSFAQADSSTTRKYGGTGLGLAIAKRLAELMDGEILVESEVGRGTTFHFVAPFETCYEIDQGVCFKEEKFHFVNSGAGKKRILVVEDSESNRMLIDFYLEQSEHEVVLVENGLEGLNAYKKDDFDIVFMDIQMPVMDGIAATKAIRDYEKEHLFDPKPIVALTANAFKEDRQRCFNAGCSSFLAKPIKKNDLLMIIDSF from the coding sequence ATGAGCATACGTATTCAGGAGCAGATCCTTTTGGATTTGGCAATGGCATTTGGAAACAGTTTAGATTTGAAAGAGGTTCTTTCAGAAGGAATGTCTGTTTATCTGCGTCGTCTCGGATGTATGTCCGGGGTTGTTTTTATGGAGAAGGAGAATAGTCAGGAATCTCTTCGGCATGAAATTGTTTCGGTTATTCCTAGTTTAGGGCAGACACATAAAGCTATAAGTTCTTTTGTTGATATGATTATGGTTTGTTCGAATCGTAAAGAGTTAGATGAGGTTCGTTTATCTCTTCCTCTCCATAAAGTTGTTGATAATCGCCATGCGTACCTTTTTAATTTGCCGGGATTCGGTTTTGTGGCCCTGCTTAAAAGTGGTGAGCCGTTTAAAGATTCGTTGATAAAGTCTTTGTTACCTTTAAATACGAAGATAGCGAATGTCTGTCTTTCATGTGTCAGTTACCAGCGCTATGCCGAACTTAATGCTGAGCTGCATCGAGAAGTCGCCGAGCGCAAACAGGCTGTGCAGGAGCTTGGTGCAAATGAGCGTCGTCTCCGCGTTATTTTTGAACATTCTCCTCTCGGCATGATTCATTTCGATGCAGATGGACTTATTGTTAATTGTAATAATCAGTTTGTCCATCTAATGGGGTCAACCAGAGAAAAGTTATTAGGATTTAATACTGCACGTGACAGTTCTCCAGAAATGGGAGTTGCTCTGACTAAAGCTTTATCCGGTGAACCATCCTGCTATGAAGATTTTTATACCTCTGTTACGGGAGGCAAGCGAGGCTATCTGAGAGCTGTCTTTAATCCCGTCACTCCCGAAAAAGAATCGTCAGAAGTAATCGCTATTGTGGAAGATTTTTCAAAGCGCAAACAAGTTGAAGAATCATTGTTACAAAGTGAAGCCCGGCTGAGCACTATACTTTCTTCTATTCAGGCCGGAGTGATTCTTATTGATCCGCAAACCCGCATAATAACGGACTCCAATGAGGAAGCATGCAGGTTGATCGGGCTGGATCGTGAACAGATTATAGGTCGTGTCTGTCATGATTTTATTTGTGCGGCAGACAAAGAGCAGTGTCCTGTGCTTGATTTGGGACAAGAGGTGGATAAGTCAGAGCGCATTCTTGTTACAGCAACAGGCAAAAATCTAACTATTCAAAAAACAGTCAGTACTGTCGTTATTGATGGTAAAGAGCAACTTCTTGAATGTTTTGTGGATATTACTTCTCGCAAACAGGCCGAGAAACAACTTCTTCAAGCCAAAGAAGATATTGAACAATACGTTATAAGTTTGGAAACCACGAACAAACAGCTTATTGAAACAACGGCTTCACGTGACGAGTTAGAACAAGAAGTAGCGGATCGTAAACTTGCTGAAAGACGACTCAGAGAGAGCACGCAACTTTATGAGGAGTTGGTAGAAAATGCTGCCAGCATTATTTTGCGTCTGGATCAAGTTGGTCGCGTAACCTTTTTCAATGAATTCGCAGAAAAATTATTTGGCTATTCACGCGATGAAATTTTAGGTGAATGCATCGTTGGAACCATAGTTCCTGAAATGGAGAGTTCTGGGCGTGATCTGCGGAAGATGATTAATAGTCTCTTTGATAAGCCCGAAGATTTTATGATCAATGAAAATGAAAACATGCTTAAGGATGGTAGCCGTATCTGGGTGAATTGGTCCAATAAAGCATTATACGGTCCTGATAATGAGCTGATTGAGATATTGTGTATAGGTTCTGATATTACTGAGCGTAAGAGAGCTGAAAAAACTTTGAAGCTGGCTAAACAACAGGCAGAGGCTGCAAATAAAGCTAAGTCTGAATTTTTAGCTAATATGAGCCATGAAATACGTACTCCGATGAATTCCATCCTCGGGGTGGCGGATTTGCTTACTGAAACAGAATTGACCGAAGAGCAAAGCCGTTACATAGCCCTTTTTGAATCTGCTGGAAAAAGTTTGTTGTCCCTGATTAATGAGATTCTTGATTTGTCAAAAGTAGAAACAGGACGGATGGAACTGGAGTCTTTATTCTTTGATTTGACGGATGCAGTAAAGGAAGTTGACTCAATCATGGCAATTGCTGCCAAAAGTAAAGGGCTTGAATTTTCCTGTACAATGGAACCGGATTCTCCCAAATTTATTTTAGGTGATCAAATCCGCTTGAAGCAGATTTTACTGAACATAATGGGTAATGCAGTAAAATTTACTGAGCATGGTTCTGTCTCTATTAATATCTCGTCCATTCCAGCAAGAGATAATAGCAGACTTTTTAGATTTAGTATTTCGGATACGGGAATAGGAGTGCCACAAGAAAAATTACAGACTATTTTTGATAGCTTTGCTCAGGCCGATTCCTCTACTACACGTAAATATGGCGGAACAGGATTAGGGCTTGCCATTGCCAAGCGGCTGGCCGAGTTGATGGATGGTGAAATTTTAGTAGAATCAGAAGTCGGCAGAGGTACAACATTTCATTTTGTTGCCCCGTTTGAGACCTGCTATGAAATAGATCAAGGAGTTTGTTTTAAAGAGGAAAAGTTTCATTTTGTTAATTCTGGTGCCGGTAAAAAAAGAATTCTTGTAGTGGAAGACTCAGAAAGTAATCGTATGCTTATTGATTTTTACCTTGAACAGTCTGAGCATGAAGTTGTTCTGGTAGAAAACGGGCTGGAAGGATTAAATGCCTATAAAAAAGATGATTTTGATATAGTGTTTATGGATATTCAAATGCCGGTTATGGATGGTATTGCGGCAACTAAAGCGATTAGAGATTACGAAAAAGAGCATTTATTCGATCCAAAACCTATTGTAGCTCTTACAGCTAATGCTTTTAAAGAAGATAGACAACGCTGTTTCAATGCCGGGTGCAGTAGTTTTTTAGCAAAACCTATTAAGAAAAATGATCTTTTGATGATAATTGATAGTTTTTAA
- a CDS encoding serine/threonine protein kinase: MSSEVRDLLRKYLPDYKSTRFGKIYTDTTEFMNIDHSDVIKLGNQHFLVLKNEAERRFGLVDPKYWVKRGKHLESGQPQILKLAFYEKFPMNIGPFKIECYRSPRKEARILELVKGDMRFMQGCSNNDEVGNNVRVLDIIRGKRLDIVVYNISVDHKTYFYEYFPDILEKYIGSCEAIKFLHDHDEKHGDVRRDHLWVESGTGDYRWIDFDYAFELYENPFGLDVFGLGSILIYLVGKANFTMQTLLDLKIEHSILETLNSGDYSVVIGNRVVNVRKIYSYIPESLNNILMHFSSSSTVYYESVDELLFDMRRCLKEIRGL; the protein is encoded by the coding sequence ATGAGTAGCGAAGTTCGCGACCTGTTGCGCAAATATTTGCCGGATTATAAAAGTACACGTTTCGGCAAAATTTATACTGATACAACTGAATTTATGAATATTGATCATAGTGATGTTATCAAACTTGGTAATCAGCACTTTCTGGTGCTTAAAAATGAAGCAGAAAGAAGATTTGGACTGGTAGATCCCAAGTATTGGGTGAAGCGTGGAAAGCATTTAGAGTCTGGGCAGCCGCAAATATTGAAATTAGCTTTTTATGAAAAATTCCCCATGAATATAGGGCCGTTTAAAATTGAATGTTATAGAAGCCCACGCAAGGAAGCCAGAATTCTTGAGCTTGTTAAGGGTGATATGCGTTTTATGCAGGGATGCTCAAATAATGATGAAGTTGGTAACAATGTCAGGGTATTAGATATAATTCGCGGTAAACGTCTCGACATTGTTGTTTATAATATTTCTGTCGATCATAAGACATATTTTTATGAATATTTCCCTGATATTTTGGAGAAGTATATCGGATCATGTGAGGCTATTAAATTTTTGCATGACCATGATGAAAAGCACGGGGATGTGCGGCGTGATCATCTGTGGGTTGAAAGTGGAACCGGGGATTACAGGTGGATTGATTTTGATTACGCTTTTGAATTGTATGAAAATCCTTTCGGCCTTGATGTTTTCGGACTTGGAAGCATTCTTATCTATCTTGTAGGTAAAGCTAATTTTACGATGCAAACTCTGCTAGATTTAAAAATTGAACACTCAATTCTCGAAACGCTTAACAGCGGAGACTATTCTGTCGTTATAGGAAACAGAGTTGTTAATGTTCGTAAAATATATAGTTATATTCCGGAATCTTTGAATAATATTTTGATGCATTTTTCATCTTCGAGTACAGTGTATTATGAGTCGGTAGATGAACTGCTGTTTGATATGCGAAGGTGTTTGAAAGAAATTCGTGGCTTATAG
- a CDS encoding metallophosphoesterase, with protein sequence MLSEKPKTKRGILILTDVMTASLPLTIFFKADIPYATKLFLQGTGYTWAAIIACMVPLGLCIEPIRFGMKLMAPDFIIPKVKIFAGLCLLSALMAIGGYINATSPVIRELEFDLRSSNATAGTEYDIAAITDLHAGKLMSRARVGKIVTSINQMTPDIILLVGDILDDRDAELSGAVNELARLKAPLGKYAVLGNHEYYLGDKWAEKILEEQGITVLSDEAESVDGKFLLVGRNDFSATIRNSTRKSLIEIIPDNNDLPIVVLDHTPRKLEEAEKDGVALQISGHTHNGQLFPFNFIIDKIYEKGWGPFQKGKTWYYISCGVGFWGPPMRTNSRPEILLIHIKI encoded by the coding sequence ATGTTAAGCGAGAAGCCTAAAACTAAGCGCGGAATTCTCATCCTTACCGATGTTATGACTGCTTCGTTGCCTCTGACTATTTTTTTTAAAGCTGATATTCCATATGCCACCAAGCTTTTCCTACAAGGAACCGGATATACATGGGCCGCCATTATTGCCTGTATGGTTCCGCTGGGACTTTGTATCGAGCCTATCCGGTTCGGTATGAAGCTTATGGCTCCGGATTTTATAATACCTAAAGTTAAAATTTTCGCAGGCTTATGTCTCCTTTCGGCTCTTATGGCTATAGGAGGTTATATTAATGCCACATCTCCTGTTATTCGTGAGCTTGAATTTGATCTAAGAAGTAGTAATGCGACAGCCGGGACAGAATATGACATTGCCGCAATAACAGATCTTCATGCCGGAAAACTTATGAGCCGCGCGCGGGTTGGTAAGATTGTCACATCCATTAATCAGATGACGCCCGATATAATCCTTTTAGTTGGTGATATTCTTGATGATCGAGACGCAGAACTTAGCGGTGCTGTTAATGAACTTGCACGTTTGAAAGCACCTCTGGGAAAATATGCGGTTCTTGGGAATCATGAATATTATCTAGGTGACAAGTGGGCTGAAAAAATACTTGAAGAGCAGGGGATTACTGTTCTGTCTGACGAGGCTGAATCTGTTGATGGCAAGTTCTTACTTGTCGGGCGCAATGATTTTTCGGCAACCATTCGTAATAGTACTAGAAAATCATTAATTGAAATTATTCCGGATAATAATGATTTGCCCATTGTTGTACTCGATCATACACCTCGCAAACTTGAAGAAGCTGAGAAGGACGGGGTTGCTTTGCAAATCTCCGGACATACTCATAATGGTCAGCTTTTTCCGTTTAATTTCATAATTGATAAAATCTATGAAAAGGGATGGGGACCATTTCAAAAGGGTAAGACTTGGTATTACATCAGTTGCGGTGTCGGGTTTTGGGGCCCTCCGATGCGTACTAACAGCCGTCCTGAAATTTTGTTGATTCACATTAAGATTTAG